From a single Shewanella donghaensis genomic region:
- a CDS encoding dihydroorotate oxidase, with amino-acid sequence MKIDLSTQIAGINLDSYLMNASGPKCTTWDELHTIAQSHSAAVVTKSCTLEFREGNPEPRYQNLPLGSIQSMGLPNLGYKAYLEMVPKLKALGKPVVVSISGFSIEDNIEMVTAFQNSDVDLIEVNFSCPNIPGKAQVAYDFEQTDKSLAALTALGNKPIGIKLAPYFDMSHFVAAANVIKKYPVKFITCINSIGNTLVIDPYTEQPIIKPKGGFGGLCGDYIKPIGLANVRAFRELLDDDVQIIGVGGIKTGIDAFEYLLAGADAIQIATCFEKEGESCFARIEEELAAFMQVKGYHCINDAKGKLKPL; translated from the coding sequence ATGAAAATCGATTTATCCACTCAAATTGCTGGCATTAACTTAGACAGTTATTTGATGAATGCCTCTGGCCCTAAATGTACAACCTGGGATGAATTACATACCATCGCGCAATCTCACTCAGCAGCAGTCGTGACTAAATCTTGTACCCTTGAATTTCGTGAAGGCAATCCAGAACCTCGCTACCAAAATCTCCCTTTAGGCTCGATTCAATCAATGGGCTTACCTAACTTAGGTTACAAGGCCTATCTTGAAATGGTGCCAAAACTTAAAGCGCTTGGTAAACCCGTTGTCGTGAGTATTTCAGGCTTTAGTATTGAAGATAATATTGAGATGGTTACAGCATTTCAAAATAGCGACGTTGACCTAATTGAAGTCAATTTCTCATGCCCTAATATTCCAGGTAAAGCTCAAGTTGCTTATGATTTTGAGCAAACAGACAAATCCTTAGCCGCGCTAACGGCGTTAGGTAATAAGCCCATTGGTATCAAGCTTGCTCCTTATTTTGATATGTCTCACTTCGTTGCTGCTGCTAACGTTATCAAAAAATACCCAGTGAAATTTATTACCTGTATTAACTCTATTGGTAATACTTTGGTCATTGACCCGTATACAGAGCAACCGATCATTAAACCAAAAGGTGGCTTTGGCGGCTTGTGTGGCGACTATATCAAGCCGATAGGGTTAGCCAATGTCCGCGCATTTAGAGAGCTACTGGATGATGACGTACAAATTATTGGTGTTGGCGGAATTAAAACGGGTATCGATGCATTTGAATACTTGTTAGCGGGCGCTGATGCCATTCAAATCGCCACTTGTTTTGAAAAAGAAGGTGAATCTTGCTTCGCCCGTATAGAAGAAGAGCTCGCCGCTTTCATGCAAGTGAAAGGCTATCATTGTATTAATGATGCAAAGGGTAAATTAAAACCTCTTTAA